The Streptomyces asoensis DNA window CACCGCGCGGGCCGTGAAGTCGGCGGTGCGCAGCACACGCTGAATGTTTCCCCAGGTCAGCAGGGCGATGTCGGTTTCCGGCCAGCCCCGGTCGAGCAGCTCGGCGATCAGGTGCGGATAGCCGGAGGCGTCGGTGAGGCCCTGCGGGTGGGCGGCGCCCGAGTCGTGGGTGCCGGACAGGCCGACGCAGTCGGGCCCGGCGACCGCGCGGACGTGCTCGAGGTGGTCGGCGACGTCACGGACGTCCGGGCCGGTCTGCTCGGCGGTCAGCGGCACCATGCACAGCCCCTTGGCGACGCCCAGCTCGGCGAGCTGGGCGTCGGACAGGTTGCAGGGGTGCGGACGCAGGGCGCGGGCCGCCGAGCGGGTGAACACGACCGGCGTCTTGGAGAGGGCGAGGACGCGGCCGACGGTGGCCTCAACGGCCCCGGACAGGTCGGCGAGCACGCCGAGGCGGTTCATCTCGCGCACGACCTCCTCACCGAACCGGGTCAGTCCCGCGCCGTCCGCCCAGGAGGCGCCGACGAGGGTGAGGACCCGCAGGCCCAGGGAGTGCAGCACGCGCAGGATGCTCAGGGAGTCGTCGAGCGCGGCGGCCGTGGCCGGGCCGAGGACGACGGCGACGCGGCCGCAGTTGCGGGCGTCGATGACCTGGCCGGCGCTGCGGGCGAGCCGCAGGCCCTCGGGGTGGGCGTCGATCACCGAACGGACCAGGTCCAGCTGCTCCAGGGTGGCGCCGACGGCCCGGCCCGCGGCGAGCCCCTCGGGCAGGTGCAGCGACCACAGCAGCGCGCCCACGTGGCCCTCGCGCAGCCGGGGCACGTCCGTGGAGAGGGCGCTCTCGCCGAACTGGAGGTCGTACCAGGGCAGGTGGCGCAGGGCCCAGGGAAGCCCGCTGTAGCCGTCGGCGACGGGATGCCCGGCGAGCAGGTCACGGGCCCGCTCCAGCGCGCCGTCCACCCCGTCCCGGCCACCCCCACGCCCCGAACCCCCTGCGGGCTTGCGGGCGCTTTCGGCGCTCCGTGCGTCCCCCGCTCGCCCGGTGCCCTCGGTGGGCCGTCCGTTGCGGGTGCTGCGGCCGTTGCGGGTGTCGCGGCTGGGCCGGGTGGTTTGCGCGGCGGTGGGTCCCTTGCCCGGGGCGGGGCGGGCCGCGGGCCCCTCGTCGTCGAGCCCGCCGACCTCGGGAAGGGTCTGCGGCTCGTCATGGAGGTCGGCCACGGCGGTCTCCGTACGTCGATCGGCAGTACGGTCACCGTCGCACGCGGGGCGGCGCGCTTCCTGGTGGGCGGTGCGTTCGGGGGACGCGCGCCCCGGGCGGGCACGGGGCCGCCGGCTCGCACCGGCCGCCCCGTGCCGCGCGCGGCGGCCGTCCGGTCAGCAGTCCAGCGACTCGATCGTCGCGTGGGAGGCCGGCCGGGTGGCCCGCAGGTCACGGGCGACGTCCTCGGCCGCGCCGAGCACACGGACCGCGTTCTGCCAGGTCAGCTTGGCGAGGTCCGGCGCGGACCAGCCCCGGTCGAGGAGCTCCGCGACCAGGCGGGGGTAGCCGGAGACGTCGTCGAGGCCGTCGGGGGTGAAGGCGGTGCCGTCGTAGTCGCCGCCGATGCCCAGGTGGTCGATGCCGGCGACCTCGCGCATGTGGTCGAGGTGGTCCGCGACCGTGGCGACCGTGGCGATCGGGCGCGGGTGGGTCTCCTCGAAGGCCCGGTGGACCTTCATCCCCTCGGCGGTGGTGTCGAGGTGGTGGAAGCCGTGGGCGCGCATGTTGTCGTCGGCGGCGGCCGTCCAGTCGACCGCCGCCTGGAGGACGAACTTCGGCACGAAGGTCACCATCGCCATGCCGCCGTTGGCGGGGAGGCGTTCCAGGACGTCGTCCGGGATGTTGCGGGGGTGGTCGCACACCGCGCGCGCGGAGGAGTGCGAGAAGATCACCGGCGCGCTCGTCACGTCGAGGGCGTCCCGCATCGTCGTCGCCGCCACGTGCGAGAGGTCGACGAGCATGCCCTCGCGGTTCATCTCCCGCACGACCTCGCGGCCGAAGGAGGACAGGCCGCCGGCCCTGGGCACGTCGGTCGCGGAGTCCGCCCAGTCCACGTTGTCGTTGTGGGTGAGCGTCATGTAGCGCACGCCGAGGGCGTACAGGCCGCGCAGCGTGCCGAGCGAGTTGGCGATGGAGTGGCCGCCCTCCGCGCCCATGAGCGAGGCGATGCGGCCCTCGGCGCGGGCAGCCTCCATGTCGGCGGCCGTCAGCGCCGCGCGCAGGTCGCCGGGGTGGCGGTCGATGAGCCGGCGCACGCAGTCGATCTGCTCCAGCGTGGCCGGGACCGCGTCGGGCAGGTCGGCGCGCACGTACACCGACCAGTACTGCGCGCCGACCCCGCCGGCGCGCAGCCGGGGCAGGTCGGTGTGCAGGTGGGCGTGCTGGTCGCCGGCGATGTCCCGGGCGTCGAGGTCGTAGCGGACCTGCTCGCGCAGGGCCCAGGGCAGGTCGTTGTGGCCGTCGACCACGGGGAACTCGCGCAGGAGTTCGCGGGCCGTGTCCAGTGAGGTCATCTGGGTCACTTTCCGAAACCGAAGCCGTTCGAACCCTCGACCTTGGCGCGCAGGCGCTTGCCCTTCTCGGTGGCCTGGTCGTTCAGCTCCTGCTGGAAGTCCCGCATCCGGGCCAGCAGCTCCTCGTCGTGGGCGGCGAGGATGCGGGCGGCCAGCAGTCCGGCGTTGCGGGCGCCGCCCACCGACACCGTGGCGACCGGGACCCCGGCCGGCATCTGCACGATCGACAGCAGGCTGTCCATGCCGTCGAGGTACTTCAGGGGCACGGGGACGCCGATCACGGGGAGCGGGGTCACCGAGGCGAGCATGCCGGGGAGGTGGGCGGCGCCGCCGGCGCCCGCGATGATCACCTTGAGGCCGCGTCCGTCCGCCTGCTCTCCGTAGGCGACCATCTCGCGGGGCATGCGGTGCGCGGAGACGACGTCGACCTCGTAGGCGATCTCGAACTCGTCGAGGGCCTGGGCGGCCGCCTCCATGACGGGCCAGTCGCTGTCCGACCCCATGACGATGCCGACAACGGGGCCCACAGGGCTCACAGCGCTCATTCGGTGATCGTGCCTCTCAGGTAACCGGCTGCGTGACGTGCGCGTTCGAGGACGTCGTCCAGGTCGTCGCCGTAGGTGTTGACATGGCCGACCTTGCGGCCGGGCTTCACGTCCTTGCCGTACATGTGGATCTTCAGCTGGGGGTCGCGGGCCATGCAGTGCAGGTACGCGGCGTACATGTCCGGGTAGTCGCCGCCCAGCACGTTGACCATGACCGTCCAGGGCGCGCGCGGGCGCGGGTCGCCGAGCGGGAGGTCGAGGACGGCGCGCACGTGGTTGGCGAACTGCGAGGTGATCGCGCCGTCCATCGACCAGTGGCCGGAGTTGTGCGGGCGCATCGCCAGTTCGTTGACGAGGACGGCGGAGGAGCCGTCGGCGCCGCGGACCTCGAAGAGCTCGACCGCGAGGTGGCCGACCACGTCCAGTTCCTTGGCGATGCGCAGGGCCATCTCCTCGGCCCGCAGGGCGAGGGCCCCGTCGAGGCCGGGCGCGGGGGCGATCACCGTGTCGCAGACGCCGCCCACCTGCTGCGACTCGACCACGGGATAGGCGACCGCCTGGCCGTGCGGGGAGCGCACGACGTTGGCCGCGAGCTCGCGGACGTAGTCGACCTTCTCCTCGGCCAGCACGGGGACGCCGGCGCGGAAGGGGTCGGCGGCCTCCTCGACGGAGTCGACGACCCACACGCCCTTGCCGTCGTAGCCGCCGCGGACGGTCTTGAGGACCACCGGGAAGCCGTCGCCCTGCGCGCCCGGCCCGAGGCCTTCGGCGGCGAACGCGGCGACGTCCGCCGGGTCGGTCACGATCCGGTGCCGGGGGCAGGGGACGCCGATGGCGTCGAGCCGCGCGCGCATCACCCCCTTGTCCTGGGCGTGCACCAGCGCGTCGGGGCCGGGGCGGACGGGGATGCCGTCCGCCTCCAGCGCCCTGAGGTGCTCGGTGGGTACGTGTTCGTGATCGAAGGTGATCACATCGCACCCCCGCGCGAACTCGCGCAGCGTGTCGAGATCGCGGTAGTCGCCGATGACGACATCGCTCACGACCTGCGCCGCGGAATCCTGTGGGGTGTCACTGAGGAGCTTGAACCTGATGCCGAGCGGGATGCCCGCCTCGTGTGTCATACGAGCGAGCTGCCCCCCGCCGACCATGCCGACTACCGGGAACGTCACGCCCCCAGGGTATCGGCCAGGCCACCGAGGCCGAATTCCGCGCCTCTTACCGGCACCTTCCCCGTCTCATACCCGCCCTTTCCCCGCTTCTTCCCCGCTGGTCACGGCCTCGTGAGCCGGACCACAGGAAACCGGCAGGAGTGGTGGTTAGCATGGCTGGGTTGACGAAACCGATCCCGGACGGGGGCCTGCACGACCATGGCACATGGTTCCTCGGGGCTGAGGAGGGTCGTCCACGAGCTCGCCAAGTTCGGAGCCGTGGGCGGCGCGGGTCTGCTCGTCAACCTGGGCGTCTTCAACCTCGTCCGGCACATCACCGACCTGCCGGTGGTGCGCGCCAGCGTCATAGCGACCGTGGTGTCGATCGTCTTCAACTACGTGGGGTTCCGCTACTTCACCTACCGTGACCGCGACAAGAGCGGGCGCACGAAGGAACTGACGCTGTTCCTGCTGTTCAGCGCGGTCGGACTGGTGATCGAGAACGGGCTGCTGTTCGCGGCGACCTACGGTTTCGGCTGGGACAGCCCGCTCCAGAACAACGTGTTCAAGTTCGTCGGCATCGGCGTCGCGACCCTGTTCAGGTTCTGGTCGTACCGGACGTGGGTGTTCCGGGCGTTGCCGGCGAAGGAGGCCGTCGCCGACGCCGAGTCGTTCCTCGCGGCGGCCGGACGGTCCCGCGAGCCCGAGCCCGAGCCGAGGGCCGGGCAGCGGGTGGGCTGAGCGGTCGGCCGTTGCGGGCGCGCGGCGGCTACCTGACCGTCGGCTCGTCGTCCTCGGCGGACCGCTTCGGCGGGGCCGTGCGGGACAGGAACAGACCGAAGACCGCCGGCTGGGCCTGGAGCATCTCCAGACGGCCGCCGTCGGCCTCCGCGAGGTCGCGGGCGACCGCCAGCCCGATGCCCGTCGAGTTGCGGCCGCTGATGGTCCGCTCGAAGATCCGGGCGCCGAGGTCCGCGGGGACGCCGGGGCCCTCGTCCGTCACCTCCACCACGGCCTGGTTGCCGGTCACGCGGGTGCGCAGCGCCACCGTGCCGCCGCCGTGCATCAGGGAGTTCTCGATCAGGGCGGCCAGCACCTGGGCGACCGCGCCGGGGGTGCCCACCGCGCGCAGCCCGCGCTTGCCCGAGCTGACGATGGCCCGGCCCACCCCGCGGTAGGCGGGGCGCCACTCGGCGAGCTGCTGCTGGATGACCTCGTCGAGGTCGAAGGTGACCGCCGAGCCGGTGCGCGGGTCCCGGGCGTTGGTCAGGAGGCGTTCCACGACGTCCGTCAGGCGCTCGACCTGGGTGAGGGCGATCGTCGCCTCCTCCTTCACGGTGTCCGGGTCGTCGGTGAGGGTGATCTCCTCCAGGCGCATGGACAGTGCCGTCAGGGGCGTGCGCAGCTGGTGGGAGGCGTCCGCGGCCAGCCGGCGTTCGGCGGTCAGCATGCGGGCGATGCGCTCGGCCGAGGCGTCGAGGACGTCGGCGACCCGGTCGAGCTCGGGGACGGCGTAGCGCTTGTGCCGGGGCCGGGGGTCGCCGGAGCCGAGGCGTTCCGCCGTCTCGGCGAGGTCGGTGAGGGGGGAGGCGAGCCGGTTGGCCTGGCGGATGGCCAGCAGCACCGCCGCGATCACCGCGAGCAGTGCCACCAGGCCGATGATCAGCAGCGTGCGGCCGACCTCACGGGTCACCGTGGAGCGCGGCTCCTGGACCAGGACGGTCTCGCCCTCCTCGCCCTTGGCGGTCGACGTGATCACGTCGCCCTGCGGCTGGGCGCCGACCTGGATCGCGGGCCGGCCGGGGATCCTGATCTCCGCGTAGCGGTCCTGGGTGACCTGGTCGCGCAGTATCTCGGCGGTGACGTCCTCCGCGCCCACCAGCCGGCTGTCCACGATGCTGGCCAGCCGGAGCGCCTCGGAGTCCACCCGCTCCTGGGCGCTGTTGCTGATCGTGCGGGTCTCGACGATGACGAGGGACACCCCGAAGACGGCGATGACGACCAGCACGACGGCAAGCGTGGACTGGATGAGACGGCGGCGCACGAGACCCTCCGGGGGGATGACGGGGTGAGGCCGGCGAGGACGGCCGGCCCGGGGGCGCGGGGAACTGCGCGACCAGCCCCCACGGCCCGCGGCCGACAACGCGACCGCGTCATCGGCCGAGCCCCGGCGGCAGCGCTCAGCTCTTCTCGAAGCGGAAGCCGACGCCCCGCACGGTGGCGATGTAGCGGGGGTTCGCCGCGTCGTCGCCGAGCTTCTTGCGCAGCCAGGAGATGTGCATGTCGAGGGTCTTCGTCGACGACCACCAGGTGGTGTCCCAGACCTCGCGCATCAGCTGATCGCGGGTCACGACCCGGCCCGCGTCGCGGACGAGGACCCGCAGCAGGTCGAACTCCTTCGCGGTGAGCTGGAGTTCCTCCTCGCCCATCCAGGCGCGGTGCGACTCGACGTCGATGCGCACGCCGTGGGTGGCGGGCGGCTGCTGCGGCTCGGACGCGCCGCGGCGCAGCAGGGCCCGGACCCGGGCCAGCAGCTCGGCCAGCCGGAAGGGCTTGGTGACGTAGTCGTCGGCGCCCGCGTCCAGTCCGACGACGGTGTCGACCTCGTCGGCGCGCGCGGTCAGGATGAGGATCGGGATGGCGTGGCCCTCGGAGCGCAGCCGGCGGGCCACCTCCAGACCGTCCATGCCGGGCAGCCCGAGGTCGAGCACGACCAGGTCGACGCCGCCCTGCATTCCGGCGTCGAGCGCGGTGGGACCGTCCTCACGCACCTCGACCTCGTAGCCTTCCCGGCGCAGGGCGCGGGCCAGCGGCTCCGAGATGGACGCGTCGTCCTCGGCGAGCAGTACTCGGGTCATGAGCTGATGGTAGTCCGCGCCGGGCGGCGGCCGAAGTGTGATCGCCCGGCTGTTTCTTACTCACGGACATGCCGGACAGACGGCGTGTCCGTGACCCGCCGTCCCGCCGTCGATCTTGGTACGGACCTACGGTCGGGGGATGGCATCCTGGTGCAGACCTTCAAATACCCGATCACGGTTCCTTGATCACCTGTGATCCGTGTCTCAAGTCCTTCCATATCCGGCGTTGTGCTGCCGTATGGTGAAAGAACGCCTGTAGCACGCAACGACCTTCGGCGGTCGGCTCGACTCCCGAAGGTCACTTTTGTGTGCGGGCCGGTTCCCGCCGGCCTCGAAAGGAATGACCTGTGGCCGGGCCCCCCGAAGCGAGGGGGCGTGGATCCCGGTGGCCGTCGTCCGCCGCTCCGAGACCCGGAGCGGACTCCCCTGGGGCGTAGGGGTGGGACGAAGCGGTCCGCCGGTGCCGGCCGCCCCCCACCGGGCGCGCGGCACTCACGTGCGGCGCGTCCCGACCAGCAAGGAACGACCATGGCGTCCAGCCTGACGAAGGACTCGGTGACTCCGGGCACCCCCGGTTCCGAGAAGACCTTCTTCGGCCACCCCCGCGGACTGGCCACTCTCTTCATGACCGAGATGTGGGAGCGTTTCTCCTACTACGGCATGAGGGCACTGCTCCCGCTGTACCTCGTCGCTCCGGGCGGCCTGCACCTCAGCGCGGCGACCGCGACCGCGATCTACTCCGTGTACGTGTCCCTGGTGTACCTGCTGGCGATGCCCGGCGGCTGGTTCGGCGACCGGGTCTGGGGCCCGCGCAGGACCGTGGCCGTCGCCGGCGCCGTCATCATGCTCGGCCACCTCACGCTGGCGCTGCCCTCGTCCGGCACGTTCTACGCCGGCCTCGGTCTCGTGGCGATCGGCTCGGGCCTGCTGAAGGCCAACATCTCCACGATGGTCGGCCACCTCTACGAGGGCCGGGACGACGCCCGCCGCGACGGTGGCTTCACCGTCTTCTACATGGGCATCAACCTCGGCGCCTTCGCCGCGCCGCTGGTCATCGGCACCATCGGTGAGAACGTCAGCTGGCACCTGGGCTTCGCGCTCGCCGCGCTCGGCATGGCCCTGGGCCTGGGCCAGTTCCTGCTCGGCAGCCGCCACCTCGCGGACCGCTCCAGCGTCGTCCCGAAGCCGCTGTCGGCCCAGGAGAAGTCCTCGACGCTGCGCAAGGCCGCGATCTGGGCCGTCGTCGCCCTCGTCTTCTACGCGATCGTCGGCTTCTCCGGCCACTACACGCTGAACTGGCTGCTGGTCCCGCTGACCCTGCTCGGCGTGATCATCCCGGTCCTGGTCCTGACCCGCATAAAGCGCGACAAGGAGCTGGACCGCACGGAGCAGTCGTCGATGTCCGCGTACATCTGGTTCTTCGTCGCCGCGGCCGTCTTCTGGATGATCTACGACCAGGGCGGCTCGACCCTGTCGATCTTCGCCGACTCCTCCGCCGAGAACACCGTCTTCGGCTGGGAGTTCCCGGTCTCGTGGTACCAGTCCGTCAACCCGGTCCTGATCATGGCGCTGGCCCCGGTCTTCGCCTGGGTGTGGCTCGCGCTGAACCGGCGCGGCAAGGAGCCGAGCACGGTCGTGAAGTTCGCCTCCGGCCTGGTCCTCGTCGGTGCGTCCTTCTTCCTCTTCCTGGCCCCGCTGTCGATCGCCGAGGGCGGTCACAAGGCGGCCGCGATGTGGCTGGTGGCGATCTACTTCGTGCAGACCGTCGGTGAGCTGCTGCTCTCCCCCGTCGGCCTCTCCGTCACGACGAAGATGGCGCCTGCCAAGTACGCCTCCCAGATGATGGGCGTCTGGTTCCTGGCCGTCACCGCCGGTGACGCCACGACCGGCCTGCTGTCCATCGCCGGCGTCGACCTCAACAAGACGGGCATCGTCGCCCTGGAGGCCACGCTCGCCGTGGTCGCCGGTGTCGCGGTGTGGATGTACCGCAACAAGGTCAAGGAGCTCATGGGCGCCGTCCGCTGACGCCCGTCCCGAGCGACGACGCGGAGGGCCGCCGCACCCGAGGGGGGTGCGGCGGCCCTCCGCCCGTTCCGGTGGTTCCGCGCGGTCAGCGGGTCCTGCGTCCCGGCATGAACGTGAAGACCGCACCGCCCAGCAGGATCGCCGTGCCCGCCACCAAGCCCAGCGCCTTCAGGGCGCCGTGGTCGCCGGATCCCGTCTCCGCGAGGCCGCCGCTCGTGGAGGCGGCCCCTCCGGAGGACGAGGACGAGGACGAACCGCTGCCGCCGGACGCGCCGCTCGCCTGTTCCGCCGTGTTCAGGGTGAGCGAGACGGCCGTGCTGTCCGGCGTGCAGACGGTCTTCGTCCCCATGGCCTCGATGGTGAGGACACCCGGGGAGAGCGTGGAGTCACCCGTCGCGCCGGGCTTGTAGACGCCCTTGAGGTCCGGGATCTCGATCGGTGTGCCCTGCGGGATCGTCGCCGCGTTCAGCGGCCCCTCCACCGTCACCGAGCCCGTGTCCGCGCCGCCCAGCACGATCTGCATCGTCGGCTTGACCTTGCCGGCCGGGATGTCGATCGGGCTGTCCATCACCGACTTCTTGAACTGCACGGTGAGGTCGTAACTCCCGCCGCTCTTCTTGGCGTTGATCTGGATCGGCGAGGTCGCCCTCTTCTCCCCGATGGGTGAGGCGCAGGTGTAGGGGATGTCGACGACCTTCCCCGTGAAGTCGGTCTGTCCGCCGTCCCCGCCGGTCGCGGACGCCGACGGCGAGGTGCCGGGCGTGCCCGACGGGCTCGTCGAGGGCGACGGACTCTGGCTCTGCGAGGGGTCGGGGGACGTGCTCGTCGAGGGCGAACCCGAGCCGGAACCCGAACCGCCGCCCCCCGCCGTCACGGTGATGGTCACCGCCGGCCGGACGGCCTCCGTCGGCGCGCACTTGGTGTCCGTGGACAGCGCGTTGACGACGTACGCGTCCGGCGTCAGCGTCACCTGCCCGGCCGCCGTCAGCTTCAGCGTGCCCTTCATGTCGGACAGCGTCATCGCGCCGCCCTTGGGGATCGCCGGGTTCTCGCGCGGCCCCTGCATCGCGATGTCGGCGCTCTGCGCGCCGGCCGCCTTCAGGGTGCCGGACGGCTGGACCGAGTTCGCGGGCAGGTCGATGATGTCGGGATTCTTCGAGGCGGCCTGGGTGAACTTCCAGACGATGTCGACGGTGTCGCCCACCTCGGCCGTGGCCGGGGCGGTGATGTCGACCTTGGTGGTGCCGTTGACGTCCGGCAGGCCGATGCCCGAGGGCGGTACGCACTTGGTGGCGTAGGACACCTCGGCGGCCTGCGCCTGTCCGGCGCTCACGCCCAGCAGGACGGCCGCCCCGGTGAACAGGACGGCGGCGCCCGCCGCCGCCGCTCTCCTGCGTACGGGCGCGCGGTCGGGTGATACGGCTCTCTCACTCACGTGGATCCCTTCCTGCGGGAGTCGTGGGGTTCGTCGGTCGCTGTTCGTGCGGTGCGGAGAGCCGGCCCGCCGGGCCGACCGGACCGGTGTCCGGGCCGAACCAGGGCAGGGTCGTGTTCGGGGCGGAGGGCGTGGCGGAGGGCGCGGTCCGCGAGGGCGGACCCGCCGTCCGGCGCCGGCGCCCGCGGCCCGGGGCGCGCCGCGTAGCCGCCGGCGCGTGGGCGGGCCGCCGGGCGGCGCGGGGTGGGCGCACCCGGTCCACCACCGCCATGCCGACGCGGAAGACCGCGGCCGGCACCACCAGGCAGAGCAGGATCCAGAACAGGGTCACGCCCCACGGACGGCCCACGCCCCACGGCTGCTCGGCGAGGACCGTCGCGCCGTACTTCAGGGAGACGGTGTAGTCGCCGTGCGCGCCGGCGGCGAGTTCGACGGGCAGTTCCACCCGGGCCCTCTCGCCGGGGCCGAGCGTGCCGTGCCACTGCCGCTCGTCCCACTCCGGGGCGAACACCCCGTGCGCGGTGCCCACCTGGAAGACGGGGTCCTTGACGGCCGCGGTGCCCGCGTTGCCGACGGTGAAGACCAGCGTGCGCGAGGGCGGCGCCCCGAACCAGGTCAGCAGGGAGCCCGAGCCGTCCAGCCGGGTGTCGCTGAGCACCGAGAGGCGCCCCCCGGCAGTCTGCGCGGGCAGCGGTTCGACGGGGTGTCCGGCCACCTGGAACACCGCGTCGGCCTGCGCCTTCGCTCCGGTCGCGGTGGCCACGTGCACCACACAGGGGCACGGCACCGGCGGCTCGGCCACCGGCAGCGCCCGGCTGAAGCGGCCGTCGGCGTCGGTGGTGACGGCCCGGCCGTCGGCGTTGGCGCAGGAGTTGGTCCCGCCGACCAGGCCCCGGGCCGGTGTCGCCTGCCCGCAGACCAGCAGCATCAGCAGGGTGCGCGACCGCCATCCGCTGCCGCTGACGGTGACCGAGCCGCCCGTCCCCGCCTGTGCCGTGGAGAGGGTGACGGCCGGTTTTCCGTCCGCCGTGGCGGAGGCGTGCGCCGGCACCGGCCAGAGCGGGAGCAGCGTCAGGAGCAGCGCCGCCAACGGCACCGCGGTCCGCGCATTGCCTCTCACGTCCGCGCTCCCCTCGTCCCGGCCCGGACCGTGGCCGTCCGGCGCCGATGTCGTCGTACGG harbors:
- a CDS encoding dipeptidase, producing the protein MADLHDEPQTLPEVGGLDDEGPAARPAPGKGPTAAQTTRPSRDTRNGRSTRNGRPTEGTGRAGDARSAESARKPAGGSGRGGGRDGVDGALERARDLLAGHPVADGYSGLPWALRHLPWYDLQFGESALSTDVPRLREGHVGALLWSLHLPEGLAAGRAVGATLEQLDLVRSVIDAHPEGLRLARSAGQVIDARNCGRVAVVLGPATAAALDDSLSILRVLHSLGLRVLTLVGASWADGAGLTRFGEEVVREMNRLGVLADLSGAVEATVGRVLALSKTPVVFTRSAARALRPHPCNLSDAQLAELGVAKGLCMVPLTAEQTGPDVRDVADHLEHVRAVAGPDCVGLSGTHDSGAAHPQGLTDASGYPHLIAELLDRGWPETDIALLTWGNIQRVLRTADFTARAVQDRRKPSTARIEELDG
- a CDS encoding dipeptidase; amino-acid sequence: MTSLDTARELLREFPVVDGHNDLPWALREQVRYDLDARDIAGDQHAHLHTDLPRLRAGGVGAQYWSVYVRADLPDAVPATLEQIDCVRRLIDRHPGDLRAALTAADMEAARAEGRIASLMGAEGGHSIANSLGTLRGLYALGVRYMTLTHNDNVDWADSATDVPRAGGLSSFGREVVREMNREGMLVDLSHVAATTMRDALDVTSAPVIFSHSSARAVCDHPRNIPDDVLERLPANGGMAMVTFVPKFVLQAAVDWTAAADDNMRAHGFHHLDTTAEGMKVHRAFEETHPRPIATVATVADHLDHMREVAGIDHLGIGGDYDGTAFTPDGLDDVSGYPRLVAELLDRGWSAPDLAKLTWQNAVRVLGAAEDVARDLRATRPASHATIESLDC
- the purE gene encoding 5-(carboxyamino)imidazole ribonucleotide mutase — its product is MSAVSPVGPVVGIVMGSDSDWPVMEAAAQALDEFEIAYEVDVVSAHRMPREMVAYGEQADGRGLKVIIAGAGGAAHLPGMLASVTPLPVIGVPVPLKYLDGMDSLLSIVQMPAGVPVATVSVGGARNAGLLAARILAAHDEELLARMRDFQQELNDQATEKGKRLRAKVEGSNGFGFGK
- a CDS encoding 5-(carboxyamino)imidazole ribonucleotide synthase, coding for MTFPVVGMVGGGQLARMTHEAGIPLGIRFKLLSDTPQDSAAQVVSDVVIGDYRDLDTLREFARGCDVITFDHEHVPTEHLRALEADGIPVRPGPDALVHAQDKGVMRARLDAIGVPCPRHRIVTDPADVAAFAAEGLGPGAQGDGFPVVLKTVRGGYDGKGVWVVDSVEEAADPFRAGVPVLAEEKVDYVRELAANVVRSPHGQAVAYPVVESQQVGGVCDTVIAPAPGLDGALALRAEEMALRIAKELDVVGHLAVELFEVRGADGSSAVLVNELAMRPHNSGHWSMDGAITSQFANHVRAVLDLPLGDPRPRAPWTVMVNVLGGDYPDMYAAYLHCMARDPQLKIHMYGKDVKPGRKVGHVNTYGDDLDDVLERARHAAGYLRGTITE
- a CDS encoding GtrA family protein; protein product: MAHGSSGLRRVVHELAKFGAVGGAGLLVNLGVFNLVRHITDLPVVRASVIATVVSIVFNYVGFRYFTYRDRDKSGRTKELTLFLLFSAVGLVIENGLLFAATYGFGWDSPLQNNVFKFVGIGVATLFRFWSYRTWVFRALPAKEAVADAESFLAAAGRSREPEPEPRAGQRVG
- a CDS encoding ATP-binding protein; translated protein: MRRRLIQSTLAVVLVVIAVFGVSLVIVETRTISNSAQERVDSEALRLASIVDSRLVGAEDVTAEILRDQVTQDRYAEIRIPGRPAIQVGAQPQGDVITSTAKGEEGETVLVQEPRSTVTREVGRTLLIIGLVALLAVIAAVLLAIRQANRLASPLTDLAETAERLGSGDPRPRHKRYAVPELDRVADVLDASAERIARMLTAERRLAADASHQLRTPLTALSMRLEEITLTDDPDTVKEEATIALTQVERLTDVVERLLTNARDPRTGSAVTFDLDEVIQQQLAEWRPAYRGVGRAIVSSGKRGLRAVGTPGAVAQVLAALIENSLMHGGGTVALRTRVTGNQAVVEVTDEGPGVPADLGARIFERTISGRNSTGIGLAVARDLAEADGGRLEMLQAQPAVFGLFLSRTAPPKRSAEDDEPTVR
- a CDS encoding response regulator transcription factor translates to MTRVLLAEDDASISEPLARALRREGYEVEVREDGPTALDAGMQGGVDLVVLDLGLPGMDGLEVARRLRSEGHAIPILILTARADEVDTVVGLDAGADDYVTKPFRLAELLARVRALLRRGASEPQQPPATHGVRIDVESHRAWMGEEELQLTAKEFDLLRVLVRDAGRVVTRDQLMREVWDTTWWSSTKTLDMHISWLRKKLGDDAANPRYIATVRGVGFRFEKS
- a CDS encoding oligopeptide:H+ symporter; this translates as MASSLTKDSVTPGTPGSEKTFFGHPRGLATLFMTEMWERFSYYGMRALLPLYLVAPGGLHLSAATATAIYSVYVSLVYLLAMPGGWFGDRVWGPRRTVAVAGAVIMLGHLTLALPSSGTFYAGLGLVAIGSGLLKANISTMVGHLYEGRDDARRDGGFTVFYMGINLGAFAAPLVIGTIGENVSWHLGFALAALGMALGLGQFLLGSRHLADRSSVVPKPLSAQEKSSTLRKAAIWAVVALVFYAIVGFSGHYTLNWLLVPLTLLGVIIPVLVLTRIKRDKELDRTEQSSMSAYIWFFVAAAVFWMIYDQGGSTLSIFADSSAENTVFGWEFPVSWYQSVNPVLIMALAPVFAWVWLALNRRGKEPSTVVKFASGLVLVGASFFLFLAPLSIAEGGHKAAAMWLVAIYFVQTVGELLLSPVGLSVTTKMAPAKYASQMMGVWFLAVTAGDATTGLLSIAGVDLNKTGIVALEATLAVVAGVAVWMYRNKVKELMGAVR